A stretch of the Planktothricoides raciborskii GIHE-MW2 genome encodes the following:
- a CDS encoding DUF423 domain-containing protein, with translation MTKFFLAIAGIFGGLAVILGAFASHALKEQLSEKYLAIFETGVRYQMYHALALLLVALLFTQFPIPPTALAIAGFAFIAGIVIFSGSLYALSLTEIKWLGAITPFGGVGLIIGWVCLVVAAFNFK, from the coding sequence ATGACGAAATTTTTTTTAGCGATCGCGGGGATTTTTGGGGGATTAGCCGTAATTCTGGGAGCTTTTGCCTCTCATGCTTTAAAAGAACAACTGAGTGAAAAATATTTGGCAATTTTTGAAACCGGCGTTCGTTATCAAATGTATCATGCATTGGCTCTATTATTAGTTGCCTTATTATTCACTCAGTTTCCCATCCCTCCAACGGCATTAGCGATCGCTGGATTTGCGTTTATTGCCGGAATTGTCATTTTTTCCGGTAGTTTATACGCCCTCAGTTTAACAGAAATTAAATGGTTAGGAGCGATTACGCCGTTTGGGGGTGTGGGGTTGATTATCGGTTGGGTTTGTTTAGTGGTTGCGGCATTTAATTTTAAGTAA
- the bchM gene encoding magnesium protoporphyrin IX methyltransferase translates to MNAVDDKTIVREYFNSTGFDRWKRIYGDGQVNKVQLDIRQGHQQTVDRVIDWLKADGNLQGLSICDAGCGVGSLSIPLAQAGAIVYGSDISQKMVHEAYQRASAVLTPNNHVNFAAQDLESLSGRYHTVICLDVLIHYPQEKAADMIGHLASMAEDRLILSFAPKTLALSVLKKIGELFPGPSKTTRAYQHREADIVRILEQNGFTIGRQTMTSTRFYYSRLLEAIRR, encoded by the coding sequence ATGAACGCAGTAGACGATAAAACCATTGTTCGGGAGTATTTTAACTCCACCGGATTTGACCGCTGGAAGCGCATTTATGGCGATGGTCAAGTGAATAAAGTTCAGCTTGATATTCGCCAAGGTCATCAGCAAACCGTGGATCGTGTGATCGATTGGCTGAAAGCTGATGGAAATTTACAGGGGTTGTCCATTTGTGACGCCGGGTGTGGTGTTGGTAGCTTGAGTATTCCGTTGGCTCAAGCTGGCGCTATTGTCTATGGTAGCGATATTTCCCAGAAAATGGTGCATGAAGCTTACCAGCGAGCGTCTGCTGTTTTAACTCCCAACAATCATGTAAATTTTGCCGCCCAAGATTTGGAATCTTTAAGTGGGCGTTACCATACAGTGATTTGCCTGGATGTGCTGATTCACTATCCCCAAGAAAAAGCGGCGGATATGATTGGTCATTTGGCTTCAATGGCTGAGGATCGCTTGATTCTGAGTTTTGCACCGAAAACCCTCGCCCTGAGTGTGCTGAAAAAAATTGGCGAGTTGTTTCCCGGTCCGAGTAAAACCACTCGTGCTTATCAACATCGGGAAGCGGATATTGTCCGCATTCTAGAACAAAATGGTTTTACCATTGGGCGACAAACCATGACCAGCACTCGCTTTTATTATTCGCGATTGCTTGAGGCAATTCGTCGATAG
- the nagA gene encoding N-acetylglucosamine-6-phosphate deacetylase, whose product MTEAIAPEIVSGNSDNLHLINARLPRQSGLFYLCLNHGAIADMGLMADCPVGEKSPCVDLAGDWLSCGGIDLQINGGLGLAFPDLEPQDYPKLTEICAYLWQQGVDGFLPTIVTTSPAKIQRSLSTLADFMATQASDDPLATQEAKILGAHLEGPFLNYEKRGAHPEQYLLPLNVENVKSILGDYASVVKVMTLAPELDPTGEAIAYLRSLGIIVSLGHSMATSAQASQAFDQGASMITHAFNAMPALHHREPGLLGAAMVDPRVHCGLIADGQHVCPTMIQVLLRASQGVFLVSDALAPIGLTDGVYPWDRRQIEVKSGTCKLLDGTLAGTTLPLLSGVENLVKWGVCEVGEAIALATVAPRKAIGLPEMSPEMAIGQSSPLLRWHQDPVTGQISWQRLAEISPG is encoded by the coding sequence ATGACTGAAGCAATAGCCCCCGAAATCGTCTCTGGCAATTCTGACAATTTGCATCTTATCAATGCTCGACTCCCTCGGCAGTCGGGCTTATTTTATTTGTGCTTGAATCACGGGGCGATCGCCGATATGGGTTTAATGGCCGATTGCCCTGTGGGGGAAAAGTCCCCCTGTGTCGATCTGGCGGGGGATTGGCTGTCCTGCGGCGGCATTGATTTACAAATTAATGGGGGCTTAGGGTTGGCGTTTCCAGACTTGGAACCCCAAGATTACCCAAAACTGACAGAAATTTGTGCCTATCTTTGGCAGCAAGGGGTGGATGGATTTTTGCCCACTATTGTTACTACTTCCCCAGCTAAAATTCAGCGATCGCTCTCCACTTTGGCTGATTTTATGGCCACACAAGCATCCGATGATCCATTGGCGACTCAGGAAGCGAAAATTCTGGGCGCCCACTTAGAAGGGCCATTTCTCAACTATGAAAAACGCGGCGCCCATCCAGAGCAATATCTTTTACCACTAAATGTGGAAAATGTCAAGAGTATTTTAGGGGATTATGCTTCGGTGGTTAAGGTGATGACCTTGGCCCCGGAGTTAGACCCCACGGGAGAGGCGATCGCTTATCTCCGTTCCCTGGGCATTATTGTCAGTTTAGGGCATTCAATGGCTACATCCGCCCAAGCTAGTCAAGCCTTTGACCAGGGCGCCAGTATGATTACCCATGCTTTTAATGCTATGCCTGCGTTGCATCACCGGGAACCGGGATTATTAGGGGCGGCAATGGTGGATCCGCGAGTCCATTGCGGTCTGATTGCCGATGGTCAGCACGTTTGTCCGACTATGATTCAGGTGCTTTTGCGTGCTAGTCAAGGGGTCTTTTTAGTCAGTGATGCCCTGGCGCCCATTGGCTTAACCGATGGGGTTTATCCTTGGGATCGGCGGCAAATTGAGGTGAAGTCTGGCACTTGTAAGCTGCTGGATGGGACTTTGGCAGGCACCACTTTACCGTTGTTGTCTGGGGTGGAAAATTTGGTTAAGTGGGGTGTATGTGAGGTGGGAGAGGCGATCGCCCTGGCAACAGTAGCCCCCAGGAAGGCGATCGGTTTACCAGAAATGTCACCAGAAATGGCGATCGGGCAATCGAGTCCTTTGTTACGTTGGCACCAAGATCCAGTCACCGGACAGATTAGTTGGCAACGGTTAGCAGAAATTTCCCCCGGATAA
- the purE gene encoding 5-(carboxyamino)imidazole ribonucleotide mutase — MTQAQVGIIMGSDSDLPTMQTAIAICQQFNVPCEVAIVSAHRTPHRMVEYATTAHQRGIKVIIAGAGGAAHLPGMVASLTPLPVIGVPVATRNLQGVDSLYSIVQMPSGIPVATVAIGNATNAGLLAVQILAAHQPELLEQVQQYRQSLTESVLQKQERLEQLGSQQYLAEMK; from the coding sequence ATGACACAAGCACAAGTAGGAATTATCATGGGCAGCGATTCCGATTTGCCCACCATGCAAACCGCGATCGCCATTTGCCAACAATTCAACGTCCCCTGCGAAGTAGCGATCGTATCTGCCCACCGCACTCCCCACCGCATGGTGGAATATGCCACCACCGCCCATCAACGCGGCATCAAAGTCATCATTGCTGGGGCAGGAGGGGCGGCTCACTTACCGGGAATGGTGGCGTCCTTAACTCCATTGCCGGTGATTGGGGTTCCCGTAGCCACTCGAAACCTGCAAGGGGTGGACTCTCTCTACTCCATTGTGCAAATGCCCAGCGGCATTCCCGTAGCCACAGTAGCGATCGGTAATGCCACCAATGCGGGATTATTAGCCGTGCAAATCCTGGCAGCGCATCAACCGGAATTATTAGAGCAAGTCCAACAATATCGCCAGAGCTTAACGGAATCCGTACTGCAAAAACAAGAACGCCTGGAACAGTTGGGGTCGCAACAATACCTAGCCGAAATGAAATAA
- a CDS encoding ammonium transporter: MTSKLTVQKKLNRTSQRVRAASRNSSPLENAQRYHGFFGRLGKSFQQLTVAIRRLSPNWQACIPLASIILLVSAYAAVAQDAPPTQEEQLANMKIGLDTMWVVIASIFVIFMNAGFCMLETGFCRQKNAVNILSKNLIVFALATVTFWAIGFAFMFGDGNGFMGTTGFFLIGPDNSPATGDDYQGIFSSLSWTGVPLAAKFLFQVAFAGTAATIVSGAVAERVKFVDFLIFSILLVGIAYPITGHWIWGGGWLSSLKTDPDTGETVLGFLDFAGSTAVHSVGGWAALMGAAILGPRLGKYQDGIPTAMPGHNLSIATLGCLILWICWFGFNPGSTMEVNQDIAHIALTTNMAGATGGVAATLVAWLYLGKPDLSMIINGILAGLVAVTASCNVVSVPSAAIIGLIGGILVVFAVPFFDKIQIDDPVGATSVHLVNGVWGTLAVGLFHQENGLLFGGGFAQLGAQILGVVSVGGMTVLLSTAFWLILKATLGIRVTEEEEKTGLDIGEHGMEAYSGFLKDTL; encoded by the coding sequence ATGACATCTAAACTGACAGTACAGAAAAAATTAAACCGCACTTCTCAGCGCGTTCGCGCAGCGTCCCGGAACTCATCGCCCCTGGAGAACGCCCAGCGCTATCATGGTTTTTTTGGGCGACTGGGCAAATCTTTCCAGCAGTTGACCGTTGCCATTCGGCGACTGTCTCCAAATTGGCAAGCTTGTATTCCCTTAGCCAGCATCATTCTCTTGGTTTCAGCCTATGCCGCTGTTGCCCAAGATGCCCCACCGACTCAGGAAGAACAATTGGCCAACATGAAAATTGGCCTAGATACCATGTGGGTGGTGATTGCCTCGATTTTTGTCATCTTTATGAATGCTGGTTTCTGTATGCTGGAAACCGGCTTTTGCCGCCAAAAAAATGCCGTCAATATCTTATCCAAAAACCTGATTGTCTTTGCCCTAGCCACAGTCACCTTTTGGGCGATCGGGTTTGCCTTCATGTTTGGGGACGGCAATGGCTTTATGGGCACCACAGGCTTTTTTTTGATCGGTCCAGACAATAGTCCCGCCACGGGTGATGACTATCAAGGGATATTTAGCTCTTTAAGTTGGACAGGAGTGCCCCTGGCCGCTAAATTCTTATTTCAAGTCGCCTTTGCGGGAACTGCGGCCACCATCGTTTCTGGTGCGGTGGCGGAACGAGTCAAATTTGTTGACTTTTTAATTTTCTCGATTTTATTGGTGGGCATCGCCTACCCGATTACCGGACATTGGATCTGGGGTGGTGGCTGGCTTTCCAGCTTAAAAACCGATCCCGATACCGGCGAAACCGTCTTAGGATTTTTAGATTTTGCCGGTTCAACCGCCGTTCACTCCGTCGGCGGTTGGGCAGCGCTGATGGGTGCAGCGATCCTCGGCCCACGCCTGGGCAAGTATCAAGATGGCATCCCCACGGCAATGCCCGGTCACAACCTCAGTATTGCCACATTGGGCTGCTTGATTCTCTGGATCTGCTGGTTTGGGTTTAACCCTGGCTCCACAATGGAAGTAAATCAGGATATTGCTCATATTGCCTTGACGACAAATATGGCTGGTGCTACTGGGGGAGTCGCGGCTACTTTGGTGGCCTGGTTATATCTTGGTAAGCCGGATCTGTCCATGATTATTAACGGCATTCTGGCGGGTCTGGTAGCGGTTACTGCGTCATGCAATGTTGTCAGTGTCCCCTCTGCGGCGATCATTGGTTTAATTGGCGGCATCCTGGTGGTCTTTGCGGTGCCATTCTTTGACAAAATCCAGATTGATGACCCGGTGGGTGCGACTTCCGTTCACTTGGTGAATGGGGTGTGGGGAACTTTGGCCGTGGGTCTATTTCATCAGGAAAATGGATTATTGTTTGGTGGCGGTTTCGCTCAACTGGGCGCACAAATCCTCGGTGTTGTTTCCGTGGGTGGCATGACTGTGTTATTGTCCACTGCTTTTTGGTTAATTCTGAAGGCGACTTTGGGAATTCGCGTCACCGAAGAAGAGGAAAAAACTGGTTTGGATATTGGCGAACACGGAATGGAAGCTTACAGCGGCTTTCTGAAAGATACTCTCTAA
- a CDS encoding pentapeptide repeat-containing protein — MNPNELLTLYAAGQRDFRDLDLFRADFNGADLSGASLFRCHLFRANLYRAKLIGTNLFHADLIGANLSCANLSGADLSGANLVGADLSGADLSGADLSEADLSGANLSLANLSYADLSRANLFRADLVDARLNHTKLNGANLKHTLVKDTYFAQVVGLSPDLTIALKNQGAILETAA, encoded by the coding sequence ATGAATCCTAACGAACTTTTAACTCTTTACGCTGCGGGACAGAGAGATTTTCGGGATTTAGACTTATTCCGTGCGGATTTCAATGGGGCGGATCTCAGTGGTGCCAGCTTATTTCGCTGCCACTTATTCCGCGCCAACCTCTATCGAGCTAAACTGATTGGCACTAACCTATTTCATGCGGACTTAATTGGGGCTAACTTAAGTTGTGCCAACCTGAGTGGGGCAGACCTCAGTGGCGCCAACCTGGTTGGGGCGGACTTAAGCGGAGCGGACTTAAGTGGTGCTGACTTAAGTGAGGCGGATTTAAGTGGGGCAAATCTGAGTCTTGCGAACCTTAGCTATGCCGACCTGTCTCGTGCCAACCTGTTTCGGGCTGACTTGGTTGATGCCCGCTTGAATCACACTAAATTGAATGGAGCCAATCTGAAGCATACTTTGGTCAAAGATACTTACTTTGCTCAAGTCGTGGGTCTATCCCCGGATTTGACAATTGCCCTCAAAAATCAAGGGGCAATCTTGGAAACTGCGGCTTAA
- a CDS encoding PD-(D/E)XK nuclease family protein — protein sequence MNRVIYIHAYPLAEAKKLASDRQISVMTPTPQAARSLSVAHFSLENLAKQIIGKNQFAEVPLLTAHRYLRETVRQVLSTTDVEGTTRKVAPILKELLKIGDWQAIGKLTPPPQKHIELPGRFQPLVNLAEIYQQRLREKKLLDSAEILWFASQLNPMRQSLLVYGYDFPLMDQLQFVDAVAGDRSVWFLPVENHPLLSENQKAMLHPQRSAIAWLQERGWQIKNDVKNDVKNDEIVQEVAANTNHQNPNHPGKYLSQKFLGLSDSDPPEPKESNPAKVYAYPHLEAEVRGILALVKEQLLQKVPCHQIAIVARDENIYGPMILDIAWEYDLPIRALYSIPLTATRLGNWIETLGQVAIADLPFEPTAKLLTHPLCSGLPPECWVRARKMHPSGLKKWQEILQPKGDEKVSTSQAVDLSVDLSVDLSILSWPSQDTRENWVERLQNIFKAFNLRKRAARWAREAVAYYQFQEGLVHLSKPETEILTIEEFIQEISQLMALLMVPAAPGRGGVELHTPASLVGTEYQSVFVLGMAEGILPAPVVDSPVLDFRDRQLLRQRGIPLANAVETAQREALNFYGCLKTAAQNLIFSYPQTQGSTPMLPSPYIARLGLEVEAAPPLPVASVQVSRQVELGAKRVAAVGDLQSIGVSRNTPEADPILNHAYHCWTVEKRRESSQPPDEYDGAIAIGLDPDEWEFSASQLTNLGQCAFKWFSHKQLHLLDLEEAEEELSNSLRGRLYHKTLELSVESAAGSEGKNFVATAIEQLETAFSQAEKAENLDKLPPLPGWKARRQEHLTLLQRAVSAPEFLQENTEILATEKKFTGTWYGLKVKGTVDRVDRTPEGLAIVDYKTSSSPPKGAKDANGQAKLDIQLPLYVQVAAKDLFPGQAVTNAYYYSLTKGKILKEVAIDEIDETALAEFAENVKRRLQQGHYPVDPDHKRDACQYCDYDLVCRQGSRLSRK from the coding sequence ATGAATCGGGTGATCTATATTCATGCCTATCCTTTGGCAGAGGCGAAGAAATTAGCGAGCGATCGCCAAATCAGCGTGATGACGCCGACCCCACAAGCGGCGCGATCGCTTTCTGTGGCTCATTTTTCTCTGGAAAATTTGGCGAAACAAATTATCGGCAAAAATCAGTTTGCCGAAGTTCCCCTTCTGACCGCACACCGCTATTTACGAGAAACTGTTCGGCAAGTGCTATCCACTACAGATGTTGAGGGAACAACTCGCAAAGTTGCACCTATTTTAAAAGAACTGCTGAAAATCGGTGATTGGCAAGCTATTGGTAAGTTGACCCCACCCCCCCAAAAACATATTGAACTGCCAGGACGGTTTCAGCCTTTGGTGAATTTAGCTGAAATATATCAGCAACGGTTGAGAGAGAAAAAACTGCTGGACTCGGCGGAAATTTTATGGTTTGCTTCGCAATTAAATCCAATGCGGCAATCTTTGCTGGTTTATGGCTATGATTTTCCCCTGATGGATCAACTGCAATTTGTGGATGCGGTAGCGGGCGATCGCTCTGTGTGGTTTTTGCCGGTGGAGAATCATCCCTTATTGTCAGAAAACCAAAAAGCGATGTTGCATCCGCAACGCTCCGCGATCGCGTGGCTGCAAGAAAGGGGATGGCAGATTAAAAATGATGTTAAAAATGATGTTAAAAATGATGAAATTGTCCAGGAAGTCGCGGCAAATACTAACCATCAAAACCCCAACCATCCGGGCAAATACTTATCCCAGAAATTTTTAGGGCTGAGTGACTCGGACCCTCCGGAACCAAAAGAGTCAAATCCGGCAAAAGTTTATGCTTATCCCCATTTAGAAGCAGAAGTGCGGGGGATTTTAGCCCTAGTCAAAGAACAGTTATTACAAAAAGTACCCTGTCACCAAATCGCGATCGTGGCACGGGATGAAAATATTTATGGGCCAATGATTTTGGACATTGCCTGGGAATACGATTTGCCGATTCGGGCTTTGTATTCTATTCCTTTAACCGCCACTCGTTTAGGCAATTGGATCGAAACTTTGGGTCAGGTGGCGATCGCTGATTTGCCCTTTGAACCGACCGCAAAACTGTTAACTCATCCCTTATGTTCTGGTTTACCCCCAGAATGTTGGGTCAGGGCGCGGAAAATGCATCCCTCTGGACTGAAAAAGTGGCAAGAAATTCTTCAGCCGAAAGGGGATGAAAAGGTTTCCACCAGTCAAGCGGTAGATTTATCGGTGGATTTATCGGTGGATTTATCGATATTATCTTGGCCAAGTCAGGATACTAGAGAAAATTGGGTAGAACGTTTACAGAATATCTTCAAAGCTTTTAATCTGCGGAAACGGGCGGCAAGATGGGCGCGGGAGGCGGTGGCATATTATCAGTTTCAGGAAGGATTGGTGCATCTGTCAAAACCAGAAACAGAAATCTTGACCATTGAAGAGTTTATTCAAGAAATTTCTCAGCTAATGGCATTGTTGATGGTGCCTGCGGCCCCCGGACGCGGCGGCGTCGAACTGCATACTCCCGCTTCTTTGGTGGGAACTGAGTATCAATCGGTGTTTGTGTTGGGAATGGCGGAGGGAATTTTGCCTGCCCCTGTGGTGGATAGTCCGGTTTTGGATTTTCGCGATCGCCAATTGTTGCGGCAAAGGGGCATTCCCCTGGCTAATGCGGTGGAAACTGCCCAAAGAGAAGCCCTGAATTTTTATGGCTGCCTGAAAACTGCTGCCCAAAATCTGATTTTTTCCTATCCTCAAACTCAGGGTTCAACGCCAATGTTGCCTAGTCCTTACATTGCTAGATTAGGTTTGGAAGTAGAAGCCGCCCCGCCCTTGCCTGTAGCCAGCGTCCAAGTGTCTCGACAAGTTGAGTTAGGGGCAAAAAGGGTTGCTGCGGTTGGCGACCTACAAAGTATAGGCGTTTCCCGAAACACCCCGGAAGCAGATCCGATTCTGAACCATGCTTATCATTGTTGGACCGTGGAGAAACGCCGAGAAAGCAGCCAACCCCCGGATGAGTATGATGGGGCGATCGCGATCGGCTTAGATCCAGACGAATGGGAATTTAGCGCCTCTCAACTGACGAACCTGGGTCAATGTGCCTTTAAATGGTTTAGCCACAAGCAGTTACATTTACTCGACCTGGAAGAAGCGGAAGAAGAACTTAGCAACAGTTTACGCGGGCGACTCTACCACAAAACCCTAGAACTTTCCGTAGAATCCGCTGCCGGTTCTGAGGGCAAAAATTTTGTCGCCACGGCGATCGAACAGTTAGAAACCGCGTTTTCACAGGCAGAAAAAGCCGAAAATTTAGATAAATTGCCCCCGTTGCCCGGTTGGAAAGCCCGCCGTCAAGAGCATTTAACCCTATTACAGCGGGCAGTATCCGCACCAGAATTTCTCCAGGAAAATACAGAAATTCTGGCGACGGAAAAAAAATTTACCGGCACTTGGTATGGTCTGAAAGTTAAAGGCACCGTAGACCGAGTGGATCGCACTCCCGAAGGATTGGCGATCGTGGACTATAAAACCAGTTCCTCTCCCCCCAAAGGGGCAAAAGATGCCAACGGTCAAGCCAAGCTGGATATCCAGTTACCGTTATATGTACAAGTTGCAGCCAAGGACTTATTTCCTGGGCAAGCTGTCACCAATGCTTACTATTACTCCCTAACCAAGGGGAAAATTTTAAAAGAAGTGGCGATCGATGAGATCGATGAGACGGCTTTGGCAGAGTTTGCCGAAAATGTGAAAAGACGACTGCAACAAGGTCACTACCCCGTAGACCCAGACCATAAACGAGATGCTTGTCAATATTGTGACTATGATTTGGTTTGTCGGCAGGGCAGCCGTCTCAGTCGCAAGTGA
- a CDS encoding PadR family transcriptional regulator, with product MKFEDIYQFFRDPPPVYLTKEVTVCYVLSVLAQEDSYGTELIQKLEREYIVYRLSDTVLYSALKFLEAENAIRGYWKKVDGRGRPRRMYQIHPEWIHKAQELSHLWREYVKNGWFCSETNKYPVPMQQNIR from the coding sequence ATGAAATTTGAAGATATTTATCAATTTTTTCGCGATCCTCCGCCAGTTTATCTGACTAAAGAAGTGACTGTCTGTTATGTCCTTTCCGTCTTGGCTCAGGAGGATTCTTATGGCACCGAACTGATTCAGAAACTAGAACGTGAATATATCGTCTATCGTCTTTCTGATACCGTGCTTTATAGTGCGCTGAAATTTCTGGAAGCAGAAAACGCCATTCGAGGTTATTGGAAAAAAGTAGACGGACGCGGACGGCCTAGACGAATGTATCAAATCCATCCAGAATGGATACATAAAGCTCAGGAATTGAGTCATCTGTGGCGAGAGTATGTGAAGAATGGTTGGTTTTGCTCGGAAACAAATAAGTATCCTGTACCGATGCAGCAAAACATCCGCTAA
- a CDS encoding phosphoribulokinase has product MTSKPDRVVLIGVAGDSGCGKSTFLRRLEDLFGKELMTVICLDDYHSLDRQQRKEQQVTALDPRANNFDLMYEQIKALKSGQAIDKPIYNHETGKIDPPERIEPNHIIVVEGLHPLYDERVRGLLDFSVYLDISDEVKIAWKIQRDMAERGHRYEDVLASINARRPDFEAYIAPQKGHADVVIEVLPTNLIPDDKERKVLRVQMIQRYGLEGLDPAYLFDEGSTIDWIPCGRKLTCPYPGIKMHYRPDSYYGHEVSILEVDGQFENLEEMIYIESHLSNTSTKFYGELTELLMQHRDYPGSNNGTGLFQVLVGLKMRAKYEALTAREARVTAQV; this is encoded by the coding sequence ATGACGAGTAAGCCGGATCGTGTAGTGCTAATCGGGGTAGCTGGAGACTCCGGATGTGGTAAATCTACGTTTTTGCGCCGTTTGGAAGATTTGTTTGGCAAAGAACTGATGACCGTTATCTGCTTGGATGACTATCACAGTTTAGACCGCCAACAGCGGAAAGAGCAGCAGGTGACAGCCCTTGACCCCAGGGCGAATAACTTTGATTTGATGTATGAGCAAATTAAAGCGCTCAAAAGTGGTCAGGCGATCGATAAGCCAATTTATAACCACGAAACCGGAAAAATCGATCCCCCAGAACGGATCGAACCGAATCACATTATCGTGGTTGAAGGACTTCATCCTTTGTATGATGAGCGGGTACGCGGTCTGTTAGATTTCAGTGTTTACCTGGACATTAGCGATGAAGTTAAAATTGCCTGGAAGATCCAACGGGACATGGCAGAACGCGGTCATCGTTATGAAGATGTCCTGGCTTCGATTAATGCCCGTCGTCCAGATTTTGAGGCTTACATTGCTCCCCAGAAAGGTCATGCGGATGTGGTGATCGAAGTGTTACCCACCAATTTAATCCCAGATGACAAGGAGCGTAAGGTTCTGCGGGTGCAAATGATCCAACGCTATGGACTAGAAGGGTTGGATCCTGCATATCTGTTTGATGAAGGCTCCACCATTGACTGGATTCCTTGCGGTCGCAAGCTGACTTGCCCTTATCCGGGCATTAAGATGCACTATCGCCCAGATTCCTATTATGGCCATGAAGTTTCTATTCTGGAAGTGGATGGTCAGTTCGAGAATCTAGAGGAAATGATCTATATTGAAAGCCATTTGAGCAATACTTCTACCAAGTTCTATGGTGAACTGACTGAATTGCTGATGCAGCATCGTGACTATCCCGGATCCAACAATGGTACGGGTCTGTTCCAAGTGCTGGTTGGCTTGAAAATGCGGGCGAAATATGAAGCTTTGACCGCTCGCGAAGCCCGCGTGACTGCCCAGGTCTAA
- the petH gene encoding ferredoxin--NADP reductase produces the protein MYNPNVIGSTANTESDNRLFVYEVVGLGQSDKADNPNYSIRRSGSTFITVPYNRMNQEMQRIMRMGGQIVSIRPGSVNQTVHTSLEVETQPKVETQPATEKKSKKKAEDDIPVNIYRPKNPYIGKCMSNEELVAEGGVGTVRHLKFDISGGDLRYVEGQSIGIIPPGVDNQGKPHKLRLYSIASTRHGDDVDDKTVSLCVRQLEYKHPESGETVYGVCSTHLCNLEVGADVAITGPVGKEMLLPHDEDATIIMIATGTGIAPFRAFLWRMFKEQHEDYKFKGLAWLFFGIPFTANILYRQELEELQQQFPDNFRLTCAISREEKNPEGGKMYIQDRIKEKADDLWPLLQNTNTHTYICGLKGMEGGIDEGMSAAAGKFGVDWSEYQKQLKKEHRWHVETY, from the coding sequence ATGTACAATCCAAACGTCATTGGTAGCACAGCGAATACGGAATCTGACAACCGCCTATTTGTCTATGAAGTGGTGGGTCTGGGTCAAAGCGACAAAGCGGATAACCCGAACTACTCCATTCGTCGCAGTGGTAGCACGTTTATCACCGTGCCTTACAACCGCATGAACCAAGAAATGCAACGCATTATGCGGATGGGGGGTCAGATTGTCAGTATTCGTCCTGGGTCTGTCAATCAGACTGTTCATACCAGCTTAGAAGTTGAAACCCAGCCCAAGGTTGAAACCCAGCCTGCGACGGAAAAGAAATCTAAGAAAAAAGCCGAAGATGATATTCCGGTCAACATTTACCGTCCCAAGAATCCCTATATTGGCAAGTGCATGAGCAACGAAGAACTGGTTGCTGAGGGCGGTGTCGGCACAGTTCGTCACCTAAAATTTGATATTTCTGGCGGCGACCTGCGCTATGTGGAAGGTCAAAGTATTGGGATTATTCCTCCGGGAGTGGACAATCAAGGCAAACCGCACAAGTTGCGTTTATACTCGATCGCCTCTACCCGTCATGGGGATGATGTGGATGACAAGACCGTTTCTCTCTGCGTGCGTCAATTAGAATACAAGCACCCAGAAAGTGGTGAAACCGTCTATGGAGTCTGCTCTACTCACCTGTGCAACCTGGAAGTTGGTGCGGATGTGGCCATTACCGGCCCCGTGGGTAAAGAAATGCTGTTACCCCACGATGAAGACGCCACCATTATTATGATTGCTACCGGGACGGGGATTGCCCCATTCCGCGCTTTCTTGTGGCGGATGTTTAAAGAACAGCACGAAGACTACAAGTTCAAAGGTCTAGCCTGGTTGTTCTTTGGCATTCCTTTCACCGCGAATATCCTCTATCGTCAAGAACTCGAAGAACTGCAACAGCAATTCCCCGATAACTTCCGCTTGACCTGTGCGATCAGCCGGGAAGAGAAAAATCCCGAAGGCGGCAAGATGTATATCCAAGACCGGATTAAAGAAAAGGCTGACGATCTGTGGCCACTACTTCAGAACACCAATACTCACACCTACATTTGCGGTCTAAAAGGTATGGAAGGTGGCATTGATGAAGGGATGTCTGCTGCCGCTGGTAAGTTCGGTGTGGACTGGAGTGAGTACCAGAAGCAACTGAAGAAAGAACATCGCTGGCACGTTGAAACCTACTAA
- a CDS encoding DUF4090 family protein: MSSEDRKTTGADAVDEAIAQGIDLDGSPIPAAKLSLYHQVMGLEGNRQRSGVSNTMRSRIVRIGAKHIPQEELNQMLISADFAPLKEKEILFYYGGK, translated from the coding sequence ATGTCTTCTGAAGACCGGAAAACTACTGGGGCTGATGCCGTTGATGAGGCGATCGCCCAAGGAATCGACCTAGATGGCAGTCCCATTCCAGCGGCTAAACTCAGCCTTTACCATCAAGTCATGGGTTTAGAAGGCAACCGTCAACGCAGTGGAGTGAGCAACACCATGCGTTCTCGGATTGTCCGCATTGGCGCCAAACATATTCCCCAAGAGGAACTAAATCAAATGCTGATTTCAGCGGATTTTGCCCCGTTAAAGGAAAAAGAAATTTTATTCTATTACGGTGGTAAATAA